The Imtechella halotolerans DNA window ATACATCAATACTCGTGAATGGATTTTAGGATCTTCCGGACCACTAAAGAAATTAAATCCTCTTCGTTGCAACGCTAGGTGATTGTAAAGGTTACTAGGTAAGTTAAAAGCATCTTTACTAAATAGGTAGGTACTTAGGGTATTCATTGCTCTTTTTTGATCTGCATAACTTACCGGAGTGTATGGCTGTGTAGCACCTACTTGTCCTACCATGGCACGATCCACATACACACCACCAATAAAGCGAGTGACAATATTTGCGGCACCTACATATTGACCAATAAGGGTGTTGAAGGACTGAGAGAACTCTTGATATGATTTTCCAGGTTTTTTAGATTTTTCTAATAAATCGGCATACATTCCATTAATAAGTTTCATACGATTGATAGAGTACAATATTTGATCATTACTCATATCTCCTGTATTCACTCTTGGATCTATTGCTTTACCAGGAGAACGCATATCATCGGCATCATTTCCAAAAATATGCTCAGGCTTAGTTGACAGTGCTAATAAATCTTGCATTTGTTTCTCTGAGGCAAAAGGGGTATATCCGAATTGAATAGCCCATATGTCATAAGGTCCTACAGTTACCGTATAGTAGTTTCCTTGTTTTTTACCTGGATTTGCAACATTGATAGCTGTATAATCCATTACAGAGGCTGTTAGTGCTTTACCCTTCATAAAATCTGCATCATCAAGCTGTGCTGGAGAGTATAACTGACTGGCTTTCATGTTGTGGTTTAGACCTAACGTATGTCCTACCTCGTGCATAAGTAATTCAAGCATGGCCTCTTTTTTCATGCCTTCCATTTCATCGTCAGATGCATTCATTGCTTTTAATACTGCTTGCCCGAAAAGCATGTTTTCTTGCATAACTTCTCCAAAAGAGCAGTAGAAAGGTTCATGGGAATGAGTAGTTTCCACCGACTCTTCTTTAGGGTGAGAGTTGAATAACTTATCAAGTTTTACTCGATTGGTGTGGTAAACGTACTCAAGCATAATATCTGCACCTAAGATTTGTCCTGTTCTTGGATTTACAAAACTAGGACCGTATCCACCAAAAGGAGGTTGAGGAGAGGAAGTCCAACGCAAAACATTGTAACGTACATCCCCAGCATCCCAGGTAGCATCATCAGGTTGAACTTTTACTTGCATTGCATTCTTAAATCCTGCTTTTTCAAAAGCAATATTCCACTGTAAAACAGCTTCCGTAATAGTTTCACGGAATTCCATAGGAGTGGAGTTTTCAATCCACCAAACAATAGGTTCTACGGGCTCAGAAATAGCCGAATTTGGATCTTTTTTCTTAAGATGCCAACGATGTACTAAGTCTCTATATGGAGCTGCATCCGCAGTGGTCATATCAGTTACATTCGTAGTGAAATATCCTACTCTAGGATCGTCAAAGCGAGGAGTGTAATCGTTATTAGGTACTTCCATTAGGTTATGGAAAACCTTAATGGTTACATTTCTTCCATCAGTTACCGCCTCAGAACCACCATTTAATACAGAAGGGTTAGAGTACACGTAATCTACCACCATGTCTGTGTTTTTTGGATAATTTCGGATATCGGTAATTTTAGACTTATTCCCGTCTAGGTTACCTAATCTAAAGGCCATAGGTGAAGAACCCGGGAAGGCTGGTGGCTTTACAGGAGAAAAAGTTTCTTTTAAGAATAGTTCATCCGCTTTAATTAGGTAAAGCCCTTTTTCTTTGTCCTCTGCTTCAATTTTTACGCTGCTTATAACGCTCTCAGAAATATTAGCGTCGGCAGATTTTGAAAGTTCACTTTCTGGGTTGAAATAGAAAGAAGTGTTTTGTTCAACAAATTCAATTTTGTTGTAAAATTTAACAATTTTAAAGATTTTTGAACCACGGTAAGAACCTCTGAAGGCTCCAGCGTCCACAACCCCATTTGCTATTTGATTAAAATGGATAAACTCTTTGCCAATTTGATCTTCTGAGATGATCATTTGAATTGTACCTGAAGTGGTGTCTCGGTAAATAGGGAAAAGTCCATCTAATTTTTCGTGACCTTTTACTAGATCACTGATCTTTTTTGTTTTGCTTTCTGCCGGCTTTGGTGCAGTAGCTGTTACAGGAGCATTTTTACTCTTTCGGTCTTTTTTTTGAGCCTCAGCGGGCTGAAAAGAAAGAGCCATTGCTGCAAGTAAGACCAAAGTTTTGGTGTTCACATAATGGATTCGCATAGATTGATGTAATTAAATTAATGTTTAGTTTTTAAGAGTGATATGTCTATTATTTATTTCCTACAAAGAATAATGCATTAGCAAAAAACAACTTGCCATTTTCCCAAAATCCCCTAAAAAGTGGATTATCAACCATATATATGATTTGCCCATTTCCATAGCTTTGGTTTCCAAAAATGAGCGTATTCTTTAGTTGTTTTTTTGCTTCACTACCTGCAAAACCTGCAAAAGGTTCATTGTCTTCAAGATACACGGCATTTCCACTTTTAAGTAGTTGATACCCTTCACTTCCTAATTTTAGAGTAAAATAGCTATCGTCATAACCAAAGGCCAAAGGGTTACTATTGTCTACTTTTGCCTTAAAGATGGCGCCTGTAATCATATTTTTAATATACTCCCGTTCGCTGTTTTGAAAAGGAGTTTTTTTAGCAGTATCGTCCTCTGATATATCTGTTGATTCAACTTTACGAATGGCATAATCGTTTCCTGTAAAATATGAAATAGCATTTCCAATAACAATGAGTTTACCTCCTTCTTGAATCCAATTATTCAGTTTTTTCAGGCTGTCTCCCACAAAATAGTTACCATATAGTTCTGGGACTACTAATACATCGTAGTTGCTTAAATCAACTTTATTTATGGTTTGCTCATTTAAGACGGTAACAGGATAATTTAGTTGTTGTTCAAAGAAATGCCAAGTCTCACCCATGCTTAAAGAAGAAGTGGTTCCTTCCGCTAGAAGAGCAACCGTTATTTTTGGAACCATTTTTACTGATTCAGATCCAAAATCTTTTCCAACATCAACCATTCCAGTAGTAACGGCAGTTAATTCTTTGTTGTGTGAATTGGCAATTTGAATAAGTGTTTGATCAAAATTATTAAAATTTCGATTGTCTCCTCTCGTAACTATTAAACTTCCCTGGGTGAAGGTCTTTTGGTTTATTTGGAATGGCTTTTCAGTATAACGAACTCGAATATTATTTTGGAGTAATTCAGCTAAAAAACGAGCGTCTTGCAAACTATTCCAATCTCCTAAATAGGCATAAGAATCTTCAGATTTTATAGTAGAGATTGAAAGGGGTGCCCTTTGTAGTGAGGGGACTTCAGTCTGAGAGGCAATTGCTTCTAAGCCATATGCATAGGGTAGCGACCAGGCAGTTATATCGTATGTAAGTGAGTCACTTAGTTTGGTCTTCTGTTCAAAAAGTACCTTTATTATAGTTCCTTTAACTTGATTGGTGTTGATGACTAAATCTTGGTCAGTAGTTTGCATATTCCTTACTGATAGGCTGTTGTAGTCCATTCCTTTAACCGATGTTCCAGTCGCAAATCCATATTGAATTTGATGTGCATCCAGTAGTTTTTGTAAAGCCGCAAGTTTATCAGGATTTCCTCTTAAGACATAGCTTTTATGCTCGAATTTTCTCTGTGTATAAAAGTTTTTATATTCTTTGATTAGATTTTGAGTATTTAAAGAGGCTACTTCTACAGTAGAAAGTCCAGTGGTATGATGATGAGAAATTCGATCTTTAAGGGTAAGAGTGTCTCCATACCTTGTTATAATACCTAAACCTGCACGTCCGCTTCCTCCTTGTTCGTAGGTCATTCCTATGGCTCCATTATAGGTAGGATAAGTGTCACCATAGCTTGGATAGAGTAAATCAAATATTTCTTTGGTGAAATAGAACCATCCGTTGGCATCAAAATAACGAGCATGGTTTTTTCCAATAGTTGTTTGAAATTCTCTCTGGAATGGCGTAATGACCTCATGCAAAGGTTCAGCAGCTGGGGCAAAATAGTAAGGAGCATCTACTCCCTGTTCATGGAAGTCTACATGAATATGTGGTAGCCACTGATTAAATAGGTTGAGACGTTGTTTACTTTCTATTTGAGTTACCCATGCCCAATCTCTGTTTAAATCAAAAAGATAGTGATTTGCTCGACCTCCTGGCCAAGGTTCCTGGTGTTCTAAACTATTGGGATCAACATTAAAGGGGCTGTTTGCCTTCTGGTTATACCAGTTCACATAACGATCACGACCATCTGGATTCATACAAGGATCAATGATAACCACCGTATTCTCTAGCCAATTTTGTTTTTCTGTAAGCAATTCATATAGTGTTTGCATGGAAGCTTCGGTGCTCACAGATTCATTACCGTGAACATTGTAGCTTAACCATACTATAGCTTTATCACTTGAATTGGTTTTTCCTTCTCTGTTAAGTCTATGAGCTCTTTGGATCTCATCCAACTGGTCCATATTGGATTCAGAAGAAATATAAACTGCTATTAGAGGTCTTTGTTCGTATGTTTTACCATAGTGTACTAACTTTACCTGCTTAGGGAGCATAGAGGCAATATATTGGTAATAATCCATTACCTGGTGGTGTCTTGAAAATCGTGTCCCTAATTCGTAACCCAAGAATTCAGAAGGTGATTGGATGGTTTGCGCAAACATGGAAGTTACTGCTAAATAGCAAAAAAGCAGGATTCCTAGGTGTTTGTTTTTCATGTTGGTTAAGGTTGTTGTGGTCAAATCTACACTAAATATACACTAAGTTGCAGTATCTTAACGTATTTTTAGTAATAGAATAATGAAAGAAGTTTAAATTTACCCTTTTATTTTTATATGCCAACGGACTGTATAACCTTCAGAGAAACAGGATATTTTTCAAAACTAATCTGTGATTACATTGACCAAGATCCAATGTTGGAGCCCTTCTATAATCGGTTTCCATCCTTGGGTAACTTGAAAGCTCAAATGGTAGAAAAGCAATCTACCTATGCCAAAGAAACACGTGCTATATTGACTGATTCGTTACATAATCAGTATAAAAATGTTGCTATTTCTGAAGCTACCCAAACCAATTTATCGGCCTTGTCGAAATCCAATACCTTTACTATTACTACTGGACATCAACTAAATATTTTTA harbors:
- a CDS encoding zinc-dependent metalloprotease → MRIHYVNTKTLVLLAAMALSFQPAEAQKKDRKSKNAPVTATAPKPAESKTKKISDLVKGHEKLDGLFPIYRDTTSGTIQMIISEDQIGKEFIHFNQIANGVVDAGAFRGSYRGSKIFKIVKFYNKIEFVEQNTSFYFNPESELSKSADANISESVISSVKIEAEDKEKGLYLIKADELFLKETFSPVKPPAFPGSSPMAFRLGNLDGNKSKITDIRNYPKNTDMVVDYVYSNPSVLNGGSEAVTDGRNVTIKVFHNLMEVPNNDYTPRFDDPRVGYFTTNVTDMTTADAAPYRDLVHRWHLKKKDPNSAISEPVEPIVWWIENSTPMEFRETITEAVLQWNIAFEKAGFKNAMQVKVQPDDATWDAGDVRYNVLRWTSSPQPPFGGYGPSFVNPRTGQILGADIMLEYVYHTNRVKLDKLFNSHPKEESVETTHSHEPFYCSFGEVMQENMLFGQAVLKAMNASDDEMEGMKKEAMLELLMHEVGHTLGLNHNMKASQLYSPAQLDDADFMKGKALTASVMDYTAINVANPGKKQGNYYTVTVGPYDIWAIQFGYTPFASEKQMQDLLALSTKPEHIFGNDADDMRSPGKAIDPRVNTGDMSNDQILYSINRMKLINGMYADLLEKSKKPGKSYQEFSQSFNTLIGQYVGAANIVTRFIGGVYVDRAMVGQVGATQPYTPVSYADQKRAMNTLSTYLFSKDAFNLPSNLYNHLALQRRGFNFFSGPEDPKIHSRVLMYQKNALNHLLHYNTLQRISDSELYGNKYKLAEFMSDLNKAIFAADSQGSVNNFRQNLQMEYTNMLIDMLNGQGKGRYSHLAKSMALQNLKSIRSIAANGAGDTATKAHKTHLVTRIDNALKDVK
- a CDS encoding M14 family metallopeptidase encodes the protein MKNKHLGILLFCYLAVTSMFAQTIQSPSEFLGYELGTRFSRHHQVMDYYQYIASMLPKQVKLVHYGKTYEQRPLIAVYISSESNMDQLDEIQRAHRLNREGKTNSSDKAIVWLSYNVHGNESVSTEASMQTLYELLTEKQNWLENTVVIIDPCMNPDGRDRYVNWYNQKANSPFNVDPNSLEHQEPWPGGRANHYLFDLNRDWAWVTQIESKQRLNLFNQWLPHIHVDFHEQGVDAPYYFAPAAEPLHEVITPFQREFQTTIGKNHARYFDANGWFYFTKEIFDLLYPSYGDTYPTYNGAIGMTYEQGGSGRAGLGIITRYGDTLTLKDRISHHHTTGLSTVEVASLNTQNLIKEYKNFYTQRKFEHKSYVLRGNPDKLAALQKLLDAHQIQYGFATGTSVKGMDYNSLSVRNMQTTDQDLVINTNQVKGTIIKVLFEQKTKLSDSLTYDITAWSLPYAYGLEAIASQTEVPSLQRAPLSISTIKSEDSYAYLGDWNSLQDARFLAELLQNNIRVRYTEKPFQINQKTFTQGSLIVTRGDNRNFNNFDQTLIQIANSHNKELTAVTTGMVDVGKDFGSESVKMVPKITVALLAEGTTSSLSMGETWHFFEQQLNYPVTVLNEQTINKVDLSNYDVLVVPELYGNYFVGDSLKKLNNWIQEGGKLIVIGNAISYFTGNDYAIRKVESTDISEDDTAKKTPFQNSEREYIKNMITGAIFKAKVDNSNPLAFGYDDSYFTLKLGSEGYQLLKSGNAVYLEDNEPFAGFAGSEAKKQLKNTLIFGNQSYGNGQIIYMVDNPLFRGFWENGKLFFANALFFVGNK